The DNA sequence ATTAAATTATAATCTTCAGTTTTTTTTGGACACTCATCCATTATCATTACAATATCTGAGTTTAAACCCAATTGAATCCTAATACTTTCTTCAGGACTTAAATAAAATTTTTTTCCATCGACGTGTGAATTAAATATGGCCCCTTTTTCGCGATCTATTTTATTTAACTTTGATAGAGACATTACTTGAAAACCACCTGAGTCTGTAAGTATTGGTAAATCACAATTCATGAACTCATGTAAACCACCTGCTGACTCAACTCTTTCCACTCCAGGACGGATCATTAAATGATATGTGTTAGATAGTATTATTTCTGATCCAGTTTTCTTTATATCATCGATTGTACAAGCTTTAACTGTTGCTTGTGTACCAACAGGCATAAATGCTGGTGTATTAACCTCACCTCTATGAGTTTCTATAACACCACGTCTTGCAAATTTATCTTTGTTTAAAACTTTAAAGGCAAAATTTTTTAATGCCATTTAATATTTTACAAAGATTTAAAGCTTATAATTTTATCAGGATCTGTTACAGCGCCATTATTATTTTGGTCACCTCTTTTAATTTTATCTACAAACTCCATTCCTTCAACAACTTTACCAAAAACAGTATACTGTCTGTCTAAAAAAGGAGCTGGTTGAAAACAAATGAAAAACTGACTGTTTGCACTATTTGGATCTTGAGCTCTAGCCATAGATAATGTGCCTCTGTCATGAGGTAAACTATTAAACTCTTGCTCTAAATCAGGCATATCAGATCCACCCATACCTGCTCTTCTTAAGTCAAATTCCTTAGACTCTGAATTTCCAAATTTAACATCACCTGTTTGAGCCATGAAACCATCTATCACTCTATGAAATACAACGTTGTCATATTTTCCACTGTTAGCTAATTCTTTAATTCTTTTGACATGGTTTGGTGCCACGTCCTCAAATAATTCAATTTTTACATCACCATCTTTAAGTTTTAAAATCATTATATTCTCCTCAGCTATTAATTGATTTGCACTAATAAAAAATAAAATAAATATGTACGATAAAATTCTATTCATATTTTTCTTTTAAAGATTTTATTGTGCTTTTGGTAGTAAATTTTTTAATATTTCCATTCAATTTTACAATTTCTTTAACAAATCTAGAAGATATAATTTGATTTTCTACATCTGACATTAAAAAAATTGTTTCAATATTTTGGTTAAGCTTTCTATTCATTCCTGCAAGTTGAAATTCATATTCAAAATCAGATACGGCTCTTAAGCCACGCAATATGATATTTGATTTATATTTTTTGCACAAATCTGTAGTTAGTGAACCAAAGGAAACAACGATAATTTTTTTTTTATTTAATTTTAAATCCTTGAATAAAGCTTTATTTACAATTTCTATTCTTTCTTCAGAAGAGAATAAATAATTTTTATTACTTACATCCGAAACCCCAACTACTATTTTATCAAAAAGCTTTAGTGCTTTTTTAATAACATCTATATGACCATAAGTAATTGGATCAAAAGTTCCTGGATAAATAGCAATTTTACTCATTAAATTAAATTATCATCAATCTTAATTGCAGAAACAACTTTTTCATCAC is a window from the Candidatus Pelagibacter ubique HIMB140 genome containing:
- a CDS encoding peptidylprolyl isomerase; the protein is MNRILSYIFILFFISANQLIAEENIMILKLKDGDVKIELFEDVAPNHVKRIKELANSGKYDNVVFHRVIDGFMAQTGDVKFGNSESKEFDLRRAGMGGSDMPDLEQEFNSLPHDRGTLSMARAQDPNSANSQFFICFQPAPFLDRQYTVFGKVVEGMEFVDKIKRGDQNNNGAVTDPDKIISFKSL
- the coaD gene encoding pantetheine-phosphate adenylyltransferase codes for the protein MSKIAIYPGTFDPITYGHIDVIKKALKLFDKIVVGVSDVSNKNYLFSSEERIEIVNKALFKDLKLNKKKIIVVSFGSLTTDLCKKYKSNIILRGLRAVSDFEYEFQLAGMNRKLNQNIETIFLMSDVENQIISSRFVKEIVKLNGNIKKFTTKSTIKSLKEKYE